Proteins from a single region of Mycoplasma leachii PG50:
- the proS gene encoding proline--tRNA ligase — protein MKKQLDKITPRNIDFSQWYTDIVLNTKLASYGSVKGTMIFRPYGYRIWELIQKYLDEEFKKVNVDNVYFPLLIPESLFNKEKDHIDGFSPEIATVTRVGQKKLEENLFIRPTSEVLMMDYFSNEINSYRDLPLIYNQWCNVMRWEKTTRPFLRTIEFLWQEGHTVHSSYNEAENFCLKILDIYEKFAKEVLLLPVICGKKTEKEKFAGAKDTYTIESLMFDGQALQCGTSHFFADNFTKVYDIKFQNKENKLEHAYSTSWGVSTRLIGALIMTHSDDNGLVLPSKIAPIQIQIIQIKNIEQIDQVVENIKEKLSDYRIDVDNSDKSFGFKISEAEIKGIPIRIEIGPRDLENNQITISRRDQQENKIKIDYKDVKKVVDQMIKDYDLSLYNNALENRKNRTFKANTIEEYIEILKQNQGFVLVPFCGRVECEEDIKTKTLTNSRCIPFDKKEIKAKCFNCKKDTCLQVIFARAY, from the coding sequence ATGAAAAAGCAACTAGATAAAATAACTCCAAGAAATATTGACTTTTCACAATGATATACAGATATTGTTTTAAATACAAAATTAGCTAGTTATGGTTCTGTTAAAGGAACTATGATTTTTAGACCATATGGATATAGAATTTGAGAATTAATTCAAAAGTATTTAGATGAAGAATTTAAAAAAGTAAATGTAGATAATGTTTATTTTCCATTATTAATTCCTGAATCATTGTTTAATAAAGAAAAAGATCATATTGATGGATTTTCTCCAGAAATTGCAACTGTTACTAGAGTTGGACAAAAAAAATTAGAAGAAAATTTATTTATAAGACCAACTAGTGAAGTTTTAATGATGGATTATTTTAGTAATGAAATAAATTCTTATCGTGATTTACCTTTAATTTATAACCAATGATGTAATGTGATGAGATGAGAAAAAACTACTCGTCCTTTTTTAAGAACTATTGAGTTTTTATGACAAGAAGGTCACACTGTTCATAGTTCTTATAATGAAGCAGAAAATTTTTGTTTAAAGATATTAGATATTTATGAAAAGTTTGCAAAAGAAGTTTTGTTACTACCTGTAATTTGTGGTAAAAAAACTGAAAAAGAAAAATTTGCAGGAGCAAAAGATACTTATACCATTGAATCTTTAATGTTTGATGGTCAAGCTTTACAGTGTGGTACTTCTCATTTTTTTGCTGATAACTTTACAAAAGTTTATGATATTAAATTCCAAAACAAAGAAAATAAGTTAGAACATGCTTATTCAACAAGTTGAGGAGTTTCAACAAGATTAATTGGTGCTCTTATTATGACTCATAGTGATGATAATGGTTTAGTCTTACCAAGTAAAATAGCTCCAATTCAAATCCAAATTATTCAAATTAAAAATATCGAACAAATTGATCAAGTTGTTGAAAATATTAAAGAAAAATTATCTGATTATAGAATAGATGTAGATAATAGTGATAAAAGCTTTGGGTTTAAAATTAGTGAAGCAGAAATTAAAGGAATACCAATTAGAATTGAAATAGGACCTCGTGATTTAGAAAATAATCAAATTACAATTTCAAGAAGAGATCAACAAGAAAATAAAATTAAAATTGATTATAAAGATGTCAAAAAAGTAGTTGATCAAATGATCAAAGATTATGATTTATCACTTTATAATAATGCTTTAGAAAATAGAAAAAATAGAACTTTTAAAGCTAATACAATTGAAGAATATATTGAAATTTTAAAACAAAATCAAGGTTTTGTATTAGTTCCATTTTGTGGAAGAGTTGAATGTGAAGAAGATATTAAAACAAAAACTTTAACTAACTCAAGATGTATTCCTTTTGATAAAAAAGAAATTAAAGCAAAATGTTTTAATTGTAAAAAAGACACTTGTTTACAAGTAATATTTGCAAGAGCTTATTAG
- a CDS encoding ribonuclease H1 domain-containing protein translates to MIKKYYAVKKGWNTGIYTTWDEAKKQVENYSNAVYKSFSTSKQAKDFLNDTDQKPLKNFTNDKNSCIAYTDGSYDTLNNTFSYGVVVFLKNREFHLSQRFNDSNLANLRNVAGEIMAVKQTIMFCIANKISKVIIYHDYQGVSKWALNQWKANLDFTKEYKDFFNKYKDQISVEFKWIKSHTNNKYNDLADKLAKQATLEFVFKEV, encoded by the coding sequence ATGATTAAAAAGTATTATGCTGTAAAAAAAGGTTGAAATACTGGTATTTATACAACTTGAGATGAAGCTAAAAAACAAGTTGAAAATTATTCTAATGCTGTTTATAAATCTTTTTCAACTTCAAAACAAGCTAAAGATTTTTTAAATGATACTGATCAAAAACCATTAAAAAATTTTACTAATGATAAAAATAGTTGTATAGCATACACTGATGGTAGTTATGATACTTTAAATAATACTTTTTCTTATGGTGTTGTTGTTTTTTTAAAAAATAGAGAATTTCATTTGAGTCAACGATTTAATGATTCTAATTTAGCTAATTTAAGAAATGTAGCAGGAGAAATAATGGCTGTTAAACAAACAATCATGTTTTGTATAGCTAATAAAATTTCAAAAGTTATTATTTATCATGATTATCAAGGGGTTAGTAAATGAGCTTTAAATCAGTGAAAAGCTAATTTAGATTTTACAAAAGAATATAAAGATTTTTTTAATAAATATAAAGATCAAATTAGTGTTGAATTTAAATGAATAAAATCACATACTAATAATAAGTATAATGATTTAGCTGATAAATTAGCAAAGCAAGCAACTTTAGAATTTGTTTTTAAAGAGGTTTAA
- a CDS encoding alpha/beta hydrolase, protein MKQIDIQTIDDHQVKTYVFDKVKKPKAVLHIISSNLNIIDFYKNFFKVLNNNQIIVVCNSIQNSLNIRKQARILNNNWKINLEDLKEINHFIRKQYKLPIFMFSHSVSCAFSKAYSIKYSETINGLILSNYLELNKKTIIKQIFKLIFIKLFFKNKNQCSFHQYSFIKKFLNKFNQNNNFLVNKLNRYLDILEDDFVSKKFDIISLLDVYKTMYFSLKRKKNNLIKKRLPILIIVNDNNYQEEQKYLNSSYKLLKQLLKKDYHISLSYIDDLKNKMFSNSNLKLENQVITFINTHSIHI, encoded by the coding sequence ATGAAACAAATTGATATTCAAACAATTGATGATCATCAAGTTAAAACTTATGTTTTTGATAAAGTTAAAAAACCTAAGGCAGTTTTACATATTATAAGTAGTAATTTAAATATCATAGATTTTTATAAGAACTTTTTTAAAGTACTTAATAATAATCAGATTATAGTTGTTTGTAATTCAATTCAAAACTCTTTAAATATTAGAAAACAAGCTAGAATATTAAATAATAATTGAAAAATTAATCTTGAAGATTTAAAAGAAATTAATCATTTTATAAGAAAGCAATATAAGTTACCTATTTTCATGTTTTCTCATTCAGTTTCTTGTGCTTTTAGTAAAGCTTATAGTATTAAATATTCTGAAACTATAAATGGGTTAATTTTATCTAATTATTTAGAGTTAAATAAAAAAACAATTATTAAACAAATATTTAAATTAATATTTATTAAATTGTTTTTTAAAAATAAAAATCAATGTAGTTTTCATCAATATAGTTTTATTAAAAAATTTTTAAATAAGTTTAATCAAAATAATAATTTTTTAGTAAATAAATTAAATAGATATTTAGATATTTTAGAAGATGATTTTGTTTCTAAAAAGTTTGATATTATTAGTCTGTTAGATGTTTATAAAACAATGTATTTTAGTTTAAAAAGAAAAAAAAATAATTTAATAAAAAAGCGTTTACCTATTTTAATTATTGTTAATGATAATAATTATCAAGAAGAACAAAAATATTTAAACTCATCATATAAGTTATTAAAACAACTTTTAAAAAAAGATTATCATATAAGTTTGAGTTATATTGATGATCTTAAAAATAAGATGTTTAGTAATTCTAATTTAAAACTAGAAAATCAAGTAATTACTTTTATTAATACACACTCAATACATATTTAA